CAGGGGGGTGCAGAGCATGCCGCGCCCGTGGACGATCATGAAGTTCACGTCCTCGGGGCGGCAGAACCGGGCCCCCATGACCAGGTCGCCCTCGTTCTCCCGGTCCTCGTCGTCCACGACGATGATCATCTCGCCGTTTCTTATTGCCTTCAGGGCCGACTCGATGCCGTCGAAAGGCACGTTACCTCCGTCGTTCGGGCTCGCACATCGTATCGTAAAACCCCGCGCCGCTCGGGACGGGGAGTCACCTTTTTTATAATACGCTGAAATCGCGGTAGGTTTCCGTGGCCGGGGCCCATTGGAGCTTGACGTCCGAGACGCGGGAAGCCGACGGACCCTCGCGCAGGAGGGCGACGAGCGATTCCAGGTCGCCCCGCTCGCCCACCGCGACCACCCGGACCGTCCCATCGGGCAGGTTGGCCACCGTGCCGAGGAGGCCCAGCGACCGGGCGTGGCGCACCACGAACCAGCGGAAGCCCACACCCTGGACCGACCCCACCACGACCGCCTGCAGCGCCTCTTTCACGTCACATCCGGGGATTGCCGCGCCAGCCGAAGCGCCATTTCCACGGCCTCCTGGGGCGAGTGGGCGTGGTGAAGCGGGTCTTGAGTCTTCCGTCCGGCGGGGGGCGGCGGAAGCAGCCAGCTCCCCAGGGTGACGACGGGGCGGCCGATTTTGAGCGCCAGGGCGATTTCCGAAAGGGTGCCGTAGAAGCCGTCTATGGCGATGACCGCCCGGCCCGAGGCGAC
Above is a genomic segment from bacterium containing:
- a CDS encoding acylphosphatase, coding for MKEALQAVVVGSVQGVGFRWFVVRHARSLGLLGTVANLPDGTVRVVAVGERGDLESLVALLREGPSASRVSDVKLQWAPATETYRDFSVL